A window from Pseudomonas sp. Tri1 encodes these proteins:
- the gabD gene encoding NADP-dependent succinate-semialdehyde dehydrogenase, whose protein sequence is MQLKDTQLFRQQAFIDGAWVDADNGQTIKVTNPATGEVLGTVPKMGAAETRRAIEAADKALPAWRALTAKERANKLRRWYELLIENQDDLGRLMTLEQGKPLAEAKGEIVYAASFIEWFAEEAKRIYGDVIPGHQPDKRLIVIKQPIGVTAAITPWNFPAAMITRKAGPALAAGCTMVIKPASQTPFSALALVELAHRAGIPQGVLSVVTGSAGDIGGELTSNPIVRKLSFTGSTEIGRQLMAECAKDIKKVSLELGGNAPFIVFDDADLDKAVEGAIISKYRNNGQTCVCANRLYIQDSVYDAFAEKLKVAVAKLKIGNGLEDGTTTGPLIDGKAVAKVQEHIADAVSKGATVLAGGKAMEGNFFEPTILTNVPKNAAVAKEETFGPLAPLFRFKDEAEVIAMSNDTEFGLASYFYARDLGRVFRVAEALEYGMVGVNTGLISNEVAPFGGIKASGLGREGSKYGIEDYLEIKYLCLGI, encoded by the coding sequence ATGCAGCTTAAAGACACCCAGTTGTTCCGCCAACAAGCCTTTATCGATGGCGCTTGGGTCGATGCGGACAATGGTCAGACAATCAAGGTCACCAACCCGGCAACGGGCGAAGTGCTGGGCACTGTGCCGAAAATGGGTGCCGCCGAAACCCGTCGGGCGATTGAAGCCGCCGACAAGGCGCTGCCGGCCTGGCGTGCGCTGACGGCCAAGGAGCGCGCCAACAAGCTGCGCCGCTGGTACGAATTACTGATCGAAAACCAGGACGACCTCGGTCGCCTGATGACCCTGGAACAAGGCAAGCCGCTGGCTGAGGCCAAGGGCGAAATCGTCTACGCAGCCTCCTTCATCGAATGGTTCGCCGAAGAAGCCAAGCGTATCTACGGTGATGTGATTCCCGGCCACCAACCGGACAAACGCCTGATCGTGATCAAGCAGCCAATCGGCGTGACCGCTGCCATTACCCCGTGGAACTTCCCGGCCGCGATGATCACCCGCAAGGCCGGCCCTGCCCTGGCCGCTGGTTGCACCATGGTCATCAAACCGGCTTCGCAGACGCCGTTCTCGGCCCTGGCCCTGGTTGAGCTGGCTCACCGTGCCGGCATCCCGCAAGGCGTGCTGAGCGTGGTCACTGGCAGTGCCGGCGACATCGGCGGCGAGCTGACCAGCAACCCAATCGTGCGCAAGCTGTCGTTCACCGGCTCGACCGAGATCGGTCGTCAGTTGATGGCCGAATGTGCCAAGGACATCAAGAAAGTCTCCCTGGAACTGGGCGGCAACGCGCCGTTCATCGTGTTCGACGACGCCGACCTGGATAAAGCTGTCGAAGGCGCGATCATTTCCAAGTACCGCAACAACGGCCAGACCTGCGTCTGCGCCAACCGCCTGTACATTCAGGACTCGGTGTACGACGCTTTCGCTGAGAAACTGAAAGTGGCGGTAGCCAAGCTCAAGATTGGCAACGGTCTGGAAGACGGCACCACCACCGGTCCGTTGATCGACGGCAAAGCGGTTGCCAAGGTGCAAGAGCACATTGCCGATGCAGTCAGCAAAGGCGCGACCGTACTGGCGGGTGGCAAGGCGATGGAAGGCAACTTCTTCGAACCCACCATCCTGACCAACGTACCGAAGAATGCCGCCGTGGCGAAGGAAGAAACCTTCGGTCCGCTGGCGCCGCTGTTCCGCTTCAAAGACGAAGCCGAAGTGATCGCGATGTCCAACGACACCGAGTTCGGCCTGGCCTCGTACTTCTATGCCCGCGACCTGGGCCGTGTGTTCCGTGTGGCCGAAGCCCTGGAATACGGCATGGTCGGCGTCAACACCGGTTTGATCTCCAACGAAGTCGCGCCGTTTGGCGGCATCAAGGCCTCGGGCCTGGGCCGTGAAGGCTCCAAGTACGGCATCGAGGACTACCTGGAAATCAAATACCTCTGCCTGGGTATCTGA
- the pgaD gene encoding poly-beta-1,6-N-acetyl-D-glucosamine biosynthesis protein PgaD: MKIIRTRQRPFLMVIDVLFTVLAWVGLVYLLVNGLWPLFDSQAGPRLGGSLFDTLGTLQVYGWIALVNAVLLITWARYQQRKSRSFAQRRLPAPVVDDQGLSDSFKLTDERLDTLRQPGSKIIHNNQDGDISHVVAHFHLLSPELQPLPLAPLERPRVIHLPADRGSELARDGGVSASIDAG; the protein is encoded by the coding sequence ATGAAAATTATCAGGACCCGGCAAAGACCTTTTCTGATGGTCATTGACGTTCTCTTCACTGTGCTGGCGTGGGTCGGGTTGGTGTATCTGCTGGTCAATGGGCTCTGGCCGCTGTTCGACAGCCAGGCAGGCCCGCGCCTGGGTGGATCGCTGTTCGACACCCTGGGGACCTTGCAGGTCTACGGTTGGATCGCATTGGTCAACGCGGTGCTCTTGATTACTTGGGCGCGTTATCAGCAGCGTAAAAGCCGCAGTTTCGCCCAGCGGCGGCTGCCGGCGCCGGTGGTGGACGATCAAGGTTTGAGCGACAGTTTCAAATTGACCGACGAACGCCTGGACACGTTGCGCCAGCCTGGCTCGAAGATCATCCACAACAACCAGGATGGCGACATCAGCCACGTCGTGGCGCATTTCCATCTGCTGAGCCCGGAGTTGCAACCGCTGCCTCTCGCTCCACTGGAGCGCCCCCGGGTGATTCACCTGCCGGCCGATCGTGGGAGCGAGCTTGCTCGCGATGGCGGAGTGTCAGCCAGCATAGATGCCGGTTGA
- a CDS encoding RNA polymerase sigma factor translates to MPAALDPPSDESLLARYRNGDKASFEVLYARHRLGLYRFLVSLSNKAELAEEVFQETWLSLIRSATQPQGRASFRTWLFQIARNRLIDHWRKHGVHNPLHDSYDEQLHVQPDDTGSPEQQLSLSRDQARLDAALQALPEDQREVFLLRLHGDLELPQIAALTGVPLETVKSRLRYAQQKLHRLLAEEVPA, encoded by the coding sequence ATGCCCGCTGCGCTTGATCCTCCCAGCGACGAATCGCTGCTGGCCCGCTACCGCAACGGCGACAAGGCTTCTTTTGAAGTCCTCTACGCCCGCCATCGGCTAGGGCTTTACCGTTTCCTCGTGTCCTTGAGCAACAAAGCCGAACTGGCCGAGGAAGTCTTCCAGGAGACCTGGCTCAGCCTGATTCGCAGCGCTACCCAGCCACAAGGCCGGGCGAGTTTTCGTACCTGGCTGTTCCAGATCGCCCGCAACCGCTTGATCGATCACTGGCGCAAACACGGGGTCCACAACCCGTTGCACGACAGTTACGACGAGCAGCTTCACGTCCAGCCCGACGACACCGGCAGCCCTGAGCAACAGTTGAGCCTTAGCCGCGACCAGGCTCGTCTCGACGCCGCGTTGCAGGCCTTGCCCGAGGATCAGCGGGAGGTCTTCCTGCTGCGCCTGCACGGCGACCTGGAGCTGCCGCAGATCGCTGCCTTGACCGGCGTCCCGTTGGAAACGGTCAAAAGCCGCTTGCGTTACGCCCAGCAGAAGTTGCATCGCCTGCTGGCCGAGGAGGTACCCGCATGA
- a CDS encoding MFS transporter, with protein MTATTHLPGDRFSRSDYKTLGLAALGGALEIYDFIIFVFFALTLSQLFFPPEMPDWLRLLQSFGIFATGYLARPLGGILMAHFADRLGRKRVFSLSILMMALPCLLIGVMPTYAQIGYFAPLLLLALRILQGAAVGGEVPSAWVFVAEHAPLHHRGYALGFLQAGLTFGYLLGALTATALARIYTPTEILDYAWRLPFLLGGVFGVIGVWLRRWLSETPIFMALQANREEATELPLRTVLREHRHALLPAAILTCVLTSAVVVFVVITPTVMQKSFGMTPSHTFALSSLGIVFLNIGCVLAGLIVDRIGAWRTVMLYSLLLPVGIAVLYASLISGGAWLGLAYVVAGLGCGVVGAVPSVMVSLFPPKIRVSGISFTYNIAYALWASMTPLMLIALVPWSPWVCVGYCVVMGAVGVGAAVYFPGRHTKASQPSLACES; from the coding sequence ATGACTGCCACAACCCATCTGCCAGGCGACCGATTCAGTCGCTCCGATTACAAAACCCTGGGCCTCGCGGCCTTGGGAGGCGCGCTGGAGATTTACGATTTCATCATCTTCGTCTTCTTCGCCCTGACCCTCAGCCAGTTGTTCTTCCCGCCGGAAATGCCCGATTGGCTGCGCTTGCTGCAAAGCTTCGGGATCTTCGCCACCGGCTACCTGGCTCGGCCCTTGGGCGGCATTCTCATGGCGCATTTTGCCGATCGCCTGGGACGCAAGCGGGTGTTCAGCCTGAGCATCCTGATGATGGCCTTGCCTTGCCTGCTCATTGGTGTGATGCCGACCTACGCGCAAATCGGCTATTTCGCACCGTTGCTGTTGCTGGCATTGCGCATCCTGCAGGGCGCGGCGGTGGGCGGGGAGGTGCCCAGCGCCTGGGTGTTCGTGGCCGAGCATGCGCCGCTGCATCATCGCGGCTACGCCCTCGGCTTCCTGCAGGCCGGCCTGACCTTCGGCTACTTGCTGGGCGCCTTGACCGCCACGGCGTTGGCGCGGATCTACACGCCGACGGAGATTCTCGATTACGCCTGGCGCTTGCCATTCCTGCTGGGCGGAGTCTTCGGTGTGATTGGTGTCTGGCTGCGCCGTTGGCTGAGCGAAACGCCGATCTTCATGGCCCTGCAAGCCAACCGCGAAGAGGCCACGGAACTGCCGCTGCGCACGGTCCTACGCGAGCATCGGCACGCCTTGCTGCCCGCCGCCATCCTCACCTGCGTGCTGACCTCCGCGGTGGTGGTGTTCGTCGTCATCACCCCGACCGTGATGCAAAAAAGCTTCGGCATGACCCCCAGCCACACCTTCGCCCTGAGCAGCCTGGGTATCGTCTTCCTGAATATCGGCTGCGTCCTGGCCGGCCTCATCGTCGACCGCATCGGTGCCTGGCGCACCGTCATGCTCTACAGCCTGCTGTTGCCCGTGGGCATCGCCGTGCTCTACGCCAGCCTGATCAGTGGCGGCGCCTGGCTGGGGCTGGCCTACGTGGTGGCCGGCCTGGGGTGCGGGGTGGTCGGCGCCGTGCCTTCGGTAATGGTCAGCCTGTTCCCGCCGAAAATCCGCGTGTCCGGCATCTCGTTCACCTACAACATCGCCTATGCGTTGTGGGCGAGCATGACGCCGTTGATGCTGATTGCGCTGGTGCCGTGGAGCCCGTGGGTGTGCGTGGGGTATTGCGTGGTGATGGGGGCGGTGGGTGTGGGGGCGGCGGTTTATTTTCCAGGACGGCATACGAAGGCCTCGCAGCCTTCGTTGGCGTGTGAATCCTGA
- the pgaC gene encoding poly-beta-1,6-N-acetyl-D-glucosamine synthase, which produces MFDRLLALLVLAIVLGVPLGLIFLVTGQFLMDFVFFYPLFMSGLWIAGGLYFWLHWERHWPWKDDTLPPPLAGEPLISILIPCFNEGDNVADTIHAALGQHYPNIEVIAINDGSKDNTAQMLDQLAAEDPRLRVLHLAENQGKAVALRMGAIAARSEYLVCIDGDALLAPNTCAYLVAPMLDNARLGAVTGNPRIRTRSTLVGRVQVGEFSSIIGLIKRTQRVFGRIFTVSGVIVAFRRTALHRVGYWSPDMITEDIDISWKLQLDHWSIFYEPRALCWILMPETLRGLWRQRLRWAQGGAEVLFKNIRGIWQYRHRYLWPLLFEYCLSTGWAFTFLLSVIFWGAGKFVEMPPAIAVDHLMPPAFTGLLLAVVCLLQFAVSILIDRRYEKGLWHIMFWVVWYPLVFWLISLFTTLVSFPKVLFGQHQQRARWVSPDRGIKPFDDEEEEVIR; this is translated from the coding sequence ATGTTCGACAGACTGCTCGCCCTGCTGGTGCTGGCGATTGTCCTTGGCGTGCCCCTGGGCCTGATCTTCCTGGTCACTGGGCAATTCCTGATGGACTTCGTGTTCTTTTACCCGTTGTTCATGTCTGGGCTGTGGATCGCCGGCGGCCTGTATTTCTGGCTGCATTGGGAGCGCCACTGGCCGTGGAAGGACGATACGTTGCCGCCGCCCTTGGCTGGCGAGCCGCTGATCAGCATCCTGATTCCGTGCTTCAACGAGGGCGACAACGTCGCCGACACCATTCACGCGGCGCTGGGCCAGCATTATCCGAACATCGAAGTCATCGCCATCAACGACGGCTCCAAAGACAACACCGCCCAGATGCTCGACCAATTGGCGGCTGAAGACCCACGCCTGCGCGTGCTGCACCTGGCGGAAAACCAGGGCAAGGCCGTGGCCTTGCGCATGGGCGCCATCGCGGCGCGCAGTGAATACCTGGTGTGTATCGACGGTGACGCGCTGCTGGCGCCCAACACCTGCGCCTACCTGGTAGCGCCGATGCTCGATAACGCCCGCCTCGGCGCGGTAACCGGCAACCCGCGTATTCGTACCCGTTCTACCCTGGTGGGCCGAGTCCAGGTCGGCGAGTTCTCCTCGATCATCGGCCTGATCAAGCGTACCCAGCGGGTCTTCGGACGGATCTTCACCGTTTCCGGGGTGATCGTCGCGTTCCGTCGTACCGCCCTGCACCGGGTCGGCTACTGGAGCCCGGACATGATCACCGAAGACATCGACATCAGTTGGAAGCTGCAACTGGACCACTGGAGCATCTTTTACGAACCCCGCGCACTGTGCTGGATCCTCATGCCCGAAACCCTGCGCGGCCTGTGGCGGCAACGTCTGCGCTGGGCCCAAGGCGGCGCCGAGGTGTTGTTCAAGAACATCCGTGGCATCTGGCAATACCGCCATCGTTACCTGTGGCCGCTGCTGTTCGAATATTGCCTGTCCACCGGTTGGGCATTCACGTTCCTGCTGTCGGTGATTTTCTGGGGCGCCGGCAAATTCGTGGAAATGCCGCCGGCCATCGCCGTCGACCACCTCATGCCGCCGGCCTTCACCGGGTTGTTGCTGGCAGTGGTGTGCCTGTTGCAGTTCGCGGTGAGCATCCTGATCGATCGCCGCTACGAAAAAGGCCTGTGGCACATCATGTTCTGGGTGGTCTGGTACCCGTTGGTGTTCTGGTTGATCAGCCTGTTCACCACCCTGGTGAGCTTTCCAAAAGTGTTGTTCGGACAGCATCAGCAGCGTGCGCGCTGGGTCAGCCCGGATCGCGGTATCAAACCGTTCGATGATGAAGAAGAGGAAGTGATCCGATGA
- a CDS encoding YbhB/YbcL family Raf kinase inhibitor-like protein, whose translation MTRLNSLSPWLAAVALVLCAQGAVQAEERFTLSIPGVSDDRLFTAAAASDANTCGGKNISPALSWNAGPPGTLSYAIVMLDPDGQRGQGVDHWVHYGIKATTRQIPAGAGTKPALEGMSGINSKNTRGYIGPCPPIGDSAHHYLIQLFALDLPPEALPAGLTRAQLMEKINGHVLRNSSVVRRYHR comes from the coding sequence ATGACCCGATTGAACTCTCTCTCCCCTTGGCTGGCGGCCGTCGCCCTGGTGCTGTGCGCGCAAGGGGCTGTCCAGGCCGAGGAGCGTTTCACCCTCAGCATTCCCGGCGTGTCGGACGACCGCCTCTTCACCGCTGCGGCGGCCAGTGACGCCAACACGTGTGGTGGCAAGAACATTTCCCCGGCGCTGAGCTGGAACGCCGGCCCACCCGGCACCCTGAGCTATGCCATAGTCATGTTGGACCCGGACGGCCAAAGAGGGCAGGGTGTCGACCACTGGGTCCACTACGGTATCAAGGCCACCACACGGCAGATTCCGGCGGGCGCGGGTACCAAGCCGGCGCTGGAAGGCATGAGCGGTATCAACAGCAAGAACACGCGTGGCTATATCGGCCCTTGCCCGCCCATTGGCGACAGCGCGCATCATTACCTGATTCAGCTCTTCGCCCTGGACCTGCCCCCGGAAGCCCTGCCCGCTGGCCTTACGCGCGCCCAATTGATGGAAAAAATCAACGGCCACGTGCTGCGCAACAGCAGCGTCGTGCGGCGCTACCACCGCTAG
- a CDS encoding VWA domain-containing protein, with product MSRPLPFIRPAAQGFAVTLLVALAGCGLSSSREAAKPTEPVAVAPSVVPLGEIAYVREPMSKRMAAPASMPAPSVANDAIAGDYRSEPREQYEKLPDNPIHSVAETPVSTFSVDVDTGSYANVRRFLNQGSLPPEGAVRLEEMVNYFPYHYALPTDGSPFGVTTEVAPTPWNPHTRLLRVGIKASDRAVADLAPANLVFLVDVSGSMDRREGLPLVKSTLKLLVDQLRDQDRVSLVVYAGESRVVLKPTSGRDKVKIRNAIDQLDAGGSTAGASGIELAYQMARESFIDKGINRILLATDGDFNVGVSDFDSLKQMAVDQRKSGVSLTTLGFGVDNYNEHLMEQLADAGDGNYAYIDNLLEARKVLVDQLSSTLAVVARDVKLQVEFNPAQVSEYRLLGYENRALKREDFNNDKVDAGEIGAGHTVTALYEIVPKGEQGWLEPLRYANTPKLDGKSGELAMLRVRYKPAEGGSSRLIEHPIDSAPNDAKASDDLRFSAAVAAFAQQLKGDGRYTGNMSLKDTAQLARSARGDDPFGLRAEFVQLVELAQSLEPAAKH from the coding sequence ATGTCCCGTCCACTCCCCTTTATACGTCCTGCTGCCCAGGGCTTCGCCGTGACTTTGCTGGTGGCGTTGGCCGGTTGTGGGTTGTCTTCGTCCCGCGAGGCTGCCAAGCCGACCGAACCGGTAGCCGTGGCGCCCAGCGTTGTACCGCTAGGCGAGATCGCCTACGTGCGCGAGCCCATGAGCAAGCGCATGGCCGCCCCGGCATCGATGCCCGCCCCAAGTGTGGCGAACGATGCCATTGCCGGGGACTACCGCTCCGAACCGCGCGAACAGTACGAAAAACTGCCGGACAACCCCATCCATAGCGTGGCCGAAACGCCGGTCTCGACCTTCAGCGTGGATGTCGATACCGGCAGCTATGCCAATGTGCGACGTTTCCTCAACCAAGGCAGCCTGCCGCCCGAAGGTGCCGTGCGACTGGAGGAAATGGTCAACTACTTCCCTTACCACTACGCGCTGCCTACCGATGGTTCGCCCTTTGGCGTGACCACCGAGGTGGCCCCAACGCCGTGGAACCCCCACACTCGCTTGCTGCGCGTCGGCATCAAGGCCAGCGACCGCGCCGTGGCGGACCTGGCGCCGGCCAACCTGGTATTCCTGGTGGACGTGTCCGGCTCCATGGACCGCCGCGAAGGCCTGCCGCTGGTCAAGAGCACCCTGAAACTGCTGGTGGATCAATTGCGTGACCAGGACCGGGTATCCCTGGTGGTGTATGCCGGCGAATCCCGGGTGGTGCTCAAGCCCACTTCGGGCCGCGACAAGGTGAAGATCCGCAACGCCATTGATCAACTCGATGCCGGAGGTTCTACCGCAGGGGCGTCGGGTATCGAGCTGGCTTATCAAATGGCTCGGGAGAGCTTTATCGACAAGGGCATCAATCGCATCCTGCTGGCCACCGATGGCGACTTCAACGTCGGTGTCAGTGATTTCGACAGCCTCAAGCAAATGGCGGTGGACCAACGCAAAAGCGGCGTCTCCCTGACGACGCTGGGCTTCGGTGTGGATAACTACAATGAACACCTGATGGAGCAACTGGCTGACGCCGGCGACGGCAACTACGCCTACATCGACAACCTGCTCGAAGCGCGCAAGGTGCTGGTGGACCAGCTCAGCTCAACCCTGGCGGTGGTGGCGCGGGATGTGAAGCTGCAGGTGGAGTTCAACCCTGCCCAGGTCAGCGAATATCGCCTGCTGGGTTATGAGAACCGCGCGCTCAAGCGTGAGGATTTCAACAACGATAAGGTCGATGCGGGTGAGATTGGTGCCGGGCATACGGTGACGGCGTTGTATGAAATTGTCCCGAAAGGCGAGCAAGGCTGGTTGGAGCCGCTGCGTTATGCCAACACGCCCAAGCTGGACGGCAAGTCAGGAGAGCTGGCGATGTTGCGCGTACGCTACAAACCCGCCGAGGGTGGCAGTAGCCGATTGATCGAGCATCCTATCGACAGCGCGCCAAACGATGCCAAGGCCAGCGATGACTTGCGTTTCTCGGCCGCCGTGGCGGCCTTCGCCCAACAGCTCAAGGGCGATGGACGTTACACTGGGAACATGAGCTTGAAGGACACCGCGCAACTGGCACGCTCCGCTCGAGGTGATGACCCGTTTGGTTTGCGCGCCGAATTTGTGCAATTGGTCGAGCTGGCGCAGAGCCTCGAGCCTGCGGCCAAGCATTGA